Proteins from a genomic interval of Diprion similis isolate iyDipSimi1 chromosome 10, iyDipSimi1.1, whole genome shotgun sequence:
- the LOC124411396 gene encoding insulin-like growth factor-binding protein complex acid labile subunit, which yields MVRFTVLVSFVLTYVSGDLEPTCENHNDSTECRFNGVVGPPSCTGDECYTMCYFERVLISVTGNEECGYINIADCGLVSIKPGAFKNLSSGYLTLSEDNAYYDNLDLPLYNETNNISISQSGVFAGLPKLKSLNLAGQTVQLSSGLFKELTTLETLKLNRNSINHIPRGTFNGLSQLEELIISGNKITALTPHYFEGLSQLYVLWLYGNEINSISDGAFDGLPQLKWLDFSRNRISAINRTTFSCLPKVTNINLAQNKITTIAAGSFSNVTELRILQLDRNDIREIAHSTFEGLFSVLVMK from the coding sequence ATGGTGCGATTCACCGTGTTGGTCAGTTTCGTTCTTACTTACGTGTCGGGTGATCTCGAGCCGACCTGCGAGAATCACAATGATTCCACCGAGTGTCGATTTAATGGTGTAGTAGGGCCGCCGTCGTGTACCGGTGACGAATGCTACACCATGTGTTACTTCGAACGTGTTCTAATCAGCGTGACCGGAAACGAAGAGTGCGGTTACATTAATATTGCGGACTGTGGTTTGGTATCAATTAAACCTGGAGCgtttaaaaatctttccaGTGGATACTTGACACTTAGCGAAGATAATGCGTATTACGACAATTTGGATCTTCCTCTGTACAACGAAACTAATAACATTTCGATCTCACAATCCGGAGTTTTTGCTGGCCTGCCAAAATTAAAATCCTTGAATCTAGCCGGGCAAACCGTTCAGTTGTCTTCTGGATTATTCAAGGAACTAACCACATTGGAAACTTTAAAATTGAACCGGAATAGCATCAACCACATACCACGAGGAACCTTCAATGGATTGTCTCAATTAGAAGAGCTAATCATTTCAGGGAATAAAATTACTGCACTCACTCCTCATTACTTCGAAGGACTGTCACAACTGTATGTATTGTGGTTGTATGGAAACGAGATTAACTCTATTTCAGACGGTGCTTTTGATGGGCTTCCTCAACTGAAATGGTTAGACTTCTCTCGTAACCGTATTTCAGCGATTAACCGAACCACGTTCTCCTGCCTTCCGAAGGTAACAAATATAAACCTGGCTCAGAATAAAATAACCACCATTGCTGCTGGATCTTTCTCAAACGTCACTGAATTGCGAATACTTCAACTGGATCGGAACGATATCAGGGAAATTGCACACAGTACATTTGAGGGTTTGTTCAGCGTTCTtgtgatgaagtga
- the LOC124411397 gene encoding leucine-rich repeat-containing protein 15-like, with the protein MGLSQLSSLTFSGNKITHILDGTFDGLPELEILDLTQNRITAINLTTFSGLGQLDILMLQGNQIVTIVPGSFATTSILRELYLNQNNIVEIKPNTFKGLSELELLNISSNGITYLPEGVFNGLIKLKELRLDGNRISTINLTTFSDLTQLVYLSLKSNEISTIFPGSFANAGHLRTLRLSHNKIVEITPNTFEGLSQLILLNMSHNEIIDVPRLAFNGLPSLRELFLEGNRITEINWNMFSGLRLLTVLNLRKNEISTIEPGSFASLVNLRTLWLADNKMKELKPRTFQGLTNLKFLHLFPAHSLVVQLNTFSDLPTSVKIMM; encoded by the exons ATGG GTCTCTCTCAATTGTCCTCGTTGACTTTTTCTGGTAACAAAATCACTCACATACTGGATGGGACTTTCGATGGGCTGCCTGAACTGGAAATCTTGGACTTGACTCAGAATCGCATTACGGCAATAAATTTGACAACATTTTCTGGTCTAGGACAGCTGGACATATTAATGCTGCAAGGAAACCAGATAGTCACCATTGTTCCTGGATCTTTTGCAACCACTAGCATATTACGAGAGCTTTATTTGAACCAAAACAATATAGTTGAAATTAAACCAAATACTTTCAAAG GTCTCTCTGAACTCGAACTATTAAACATATCATCCAATGGGATTACCTACTTGCCAGAAGGGGTTTTCAATGGGCTGATTAAATTGAAAGAGTTGCGCCTTGATGGAAATCGCATTTCTACAATAAATCTGACAACATTTTCCGATCTTACGCAGTTAGTTTATTTAAGCTTGAAGAGCAATGAGATATCCACAATCTTTCCTGGATCCTTTGCAAACGCCGGCCATCTGCGAACACTTCGGCTGAGCCACAACAAGATAGTGGAAATCACACCTAATACTTTCGAAG GTCTCTCTCAACTGATTCTGTTGAATATGTCTCATAATGAGATTATCGACGTACCGAGACTGGCGTTCAACGGACTGCCGAGTTTGCGTGAGTTATTCCTGGAGGGAAATCGTATTACGGAAATAAATTGGAACATGTTTTCCGGACTTCGGCTGCTAACCGTGTTGAACCTGCGAAAGAACGAGATATCCACCATAGAACCGGGGTCGTTCGCTTCCCTCGTCAATTTGAGGACACTTTGGTTAGCCGACAACAAGATGAAGGAACTCAAACCCCGCACATTCCAGGGTTTGACTAATCTCAAGTTTCTACACCTCTTCCCCGCTCATTCTTTAGTCGTTCAACTAAATACGTTTAGCGACTTGCCTACATCTGTTAAAATAATGATGTAA
- the LOC124411398 gene encoding insulin-like growth factor-binding protein complex acid labile subunit, which produces MLRFTVLVSFVLTYVSGDLEPTCENHNDSTECRFNGVVGPPSCTDDECYTMCYFERVLISVTENEHCDYLNIADRGLILIKSGAFENLSSQYLTLSVDSSNYVHLDFPLANKTNNISISESGVFTGLPILKSLNLAGQTVQLSSELFKELTALIILNLEQTGINHMPPGTFNRLSHLQVLIISRNQITALTSHYFEGLSQLRQMFLDRNEINSISDGAFDGLLELIRLDLSLNRIPAINRTTFSCLPKVTNINLARNKIATIAAGSFANITELRVLELSWNDIREIAHSTFQGLSQLYWLSISGNKIIHIPDGTFEGLPELVDLDLTENRITAINLTTFSGLGQLTGLSLGQNQIVTIVPGSFATTSLLRELCLNQNNIVETQPNTFKGLSELKLLDISSNGITHLPEGVFNGLFKLNELRLDGNRISTINLTTFSGLTQLACLSLKSNEISTIFPGSFADAGNLQTLHLSLNKIVGIRPNAFEGLSQLRRLDMSDNGIIDIPKQAFNGLPRLRELDLERNRITEINLTTFSGLGLLTLLNLRNNEISTIVPGSFAPLGNLRTLWLADNEIKALEPFTFQGLANLKFLYLFTNYSSFVQPNTFSGLPTSVKIME; this is translated from the exons ATGCTGCGATTCACCGTGTTGGTCAGTTTCGTTCTTACTTACGTGTCGGGTGATCTCGAGCCGACCTGCGAGAATCACAATGATTCCACCGAGTGTCGATTTAATGGTGTAGTAGGGCCGCCGTCGTGTACCGATGACGAATGCTACACCATGTGTTACTTCGAACGTGTTCTAATTAGCGTGACCGAAAACGAACACTGCGATTACCTTAATATTGCGGACCGTGGTTTGATATTGATTAAATCTGGAgcgtttgaaaatctttccAGTCAATACTTAACACTGAGCGTAGACAGCTCGAATTACGTCCATTTAGACTTTCCTCTGGCTAACAAAACTAATAACATTTCGATCTCAGAATCCGGAGTTTTTACTGGTCTGccaatattaaaatctttgAATCTAGCCGGGCAAACCGTCCAGTTGTCTTCTGAATTATTCAAGGAACTAACTGCattgataattttgaatttggaacAGACGGGCATCAACCACATGCCACCAGGAACCTTCAATAGATTGTCTCATTTGCAAGTGCTTATAATTTCAAGGAATCAAATTACTGCACTTACTTCTCATTACTTCGAAGGACTGTCTCAACTGCGTCAAATGTTTCTGGATAGAAACGAGATTAACTCTATTTCAGACGGTGCTTTTGATGGGCTTCTTGAACTGATAAGGTTGGACTTGTCTCTTAACCGTATTCCAGCGATTAACCGAACCACGTTCTCCTGCCTTCCGAAGGTAACAAATATAAACCTGGCTCGGAATAAGATAGCCACCATTGCTGCTGGATCTTTTGCTAACATTACTGAATTGCGAGTACTTGAACTGAGTTGGAACGATATCAGGGAAATTGCACACAGTACATTCCAGG GTCTCTCTCAATTGTACTGGTTGAGTATTTCTGGTAACAAAATCATTCACATACCGGACGGGACTTTCGAAGGGCTGCCTGAACTGGTAGACTTGGACTTGACTGAGAATCGCATTACGGCAATAAATTTGACAACATTTTCCGGTCTTGGACAGCTGACTGGTTTATCGCTAGGACAAAACCAAATAGTCACCATTGTTCCTGGATCTTTTGCAACCACCAGCTTATTACGAGAGCTTTGTTTGAACCAAAACAATATAGTTGAAACCCAACCCAATACTTTCAAAG GTCTCTCTGAACTCAAACTATTAGACATATCATCCAATGGGATTACCCACTTGCCAGAAGGGGTCTTCAATGGGCTGTTTAAATTGAATGAGTTACGCCTGGATGGAAACCGTATTTCAACAATAAATCTGACTACATTTTCCGGTCTCACGCAGTTAGCTTGTTTAAGCTTGAAAAGTAACGAGATATCCACAATATTTCCTGGATCCTTTGCAGACGCCGGCAATCTGCAAACACTTCATCTCAGCCTCAACAAGATAGTAGGAATCAGACCTAATGCTTTCGAAG GTCTCTCTCAACTGAGACGGTTGGATATGTCTGATAATGGGATTATCGACATACCGAAACAGGCGTTCAACGGATTGCCAAGATTGCGTGAGTTAGACCTGGAGCGGAATCGTATTACggaaataaatttgacaaCGTTCTCTGGACTAGGGTTGTTAACCCTGTTGAACCTGCGAAACAACGAAATATCTACCATCGTTCCTGGGTCGTTCGCTCCCCTCGGCAATTTAAGGACACTTTGGTTAGCCGACAACGAGATAAAGGCACTCGAACCTTTCACATTCCAGGGTTTGGCTAATCTCAAGTTTTTATACCTCTTCACCAATTATTCTTCCTTTGTTCAGCCAAATACGTTCAGCGGCTTGCCTACATCTgttaaaataatggaataa